A single genomic interval of Xyrauchen texanus isolate HMW12.3.18 chromosome 40, RBS_HiC_50CHRs, whole genome shotgun sequence harbors:
- the LOC127633626 gene encoding fumarate hydratase, mitochondrial-like, with protein MYRSARNLQRFNANLWKLWAVQRSSTVRTISPAACVLHNPLRMASSESYRIERDTFGELKVPSDKYYGAQTVRSTMNFKIGGVTERMPVQVIKAFGILKKAAAEVNKDYGLDPKIADAIVKAADEVAAGKLDDHFPLVVWQTGSGTQTNMNVNEVISNRAIEILGGELGSKDPVHPNDHVNKSQSSNDTFPTAMHIAAATEVHQVLLPGLQTLHDALAVKAEAFKDIIKIGRTHTQDAVPLSLGQEFGGYVQQVKYSIARVKAAMPRVYELAAGGTAVGTGLNTRIGFAEKVADKVSALTGLPFVTAPNKFEALAAHDALVELSGALNTVAVSTMKIANDIRFLGSGPRSGLGELILPENEPGSSIMPGKVNPTQCEAITMVAAQVMGNHVAVTIGGSNGHFELNVFKPMIIKNVLHSARLLGDASVSFSNNCVVGIEANTERISKLMNESLMLVTALNPHIGYDKAATIAKTAHKEGSTLKATAIKLGYLTEEQFEQWVRPQDMLGPK; from the exons ATGTATCGCTCCGCTCGGAACCTGCAGCGCTTCAACGCGAATCTGTGGAAGCTCTGGGCCGTTCAGAGATCCAGCACCGTCCGGACCATCAGCCCAGCGGCCTGCGTGCTGCACAACCCGCTCAGAATG GCCAGTTCAGAGTCCTACCGGATCGAGAGAGACACATTTGGGGAGCTCAAAGTTCCTTCTGATAAATATTATGGAGCTCAAACTGTCAGATCCACCATGAACTTCAAGATCGGAGGAGTGACTGAGAGAATGCCA GTTCAGGTGATAAAAGCCTTTGGTATTCTGAAGAAAGCTGCTGCAGAAGTGAATAAAGATTACGGTTTGGACCCAAAGATCGCTGACGCCATTGTGAAAGCTGCAGATGAG GTGGCTGCTGGGAAACTGGACGATCATTTCCCGCTGGTGGTTTGGCAAACGGGATCCGGAACTCAAACCAACATGAACGTGAATGAAGTGATCAGCAACAGAGCCATCGAGATACTGGGAGGAGAACTGGGCAGCAAAGACCCCGTTCACCCCAATGACCACGTTAACAAGAGCCAG AGTTCCAATGACACGTTCCCCACCGCCATGCACATCGCTGCAGCTACAGAAGTTCACCAGGTTCTTCTTCCGGGTCTTCAGACGCTGCACGATGCGCTCGCTGTTAAAGCGGAAGCGTTCAAAGACATCATTAAGATcggccgcacacacacacaggacgctGTGCCGCTCTCGCTCGGACAG gagTTTGGTGGTTATGTTCAGCAGGTGAAATACAGTATTGCGAGGGTGAAAGCTGCGATGCCGCGTGTGTATGAATTGGCAGCAGGTGGCACGGCAGTGGGCACTGGACTGAACACACGCATtggattcgctgagaaagtggcTGATAAAGTCTCGGCACtcacag GTCTGCCGTTCGTCACTGCGCCCAATAAGTTTGAGGCTCTGGCGGCCCATGATGCTCTGGTGGAGTTGAGCGGCGCTCTGAACACTGTCGCTGTGAGCACGATGAAGATCGCCAACGACATCCGCTTCCTGGGATCTGGACCTCGATCCGGTCTCGGTGAGCTGATCCTGCCTGAGAACGAACCCGGATCCAGTATCATGCCAG gtaaGGTGAACCCCACGCAGTGTGAGGCTATAACTATGGTGGCCGCTCAGGTGATGGGGAATCATGTGGCCGTGACTATCGGAGGAAGTAATGGACACTTTGAACTCAACGTTTTCAAGCCAATGAtt ATTAAGAATGTTTTGCACTCTGCCCGGCTGCTGGGCGACGCCTCCGTGTCCTTCTCTAATAACTGTGTTGTTGGAATTGAAGCGAACACGGAGAGAATCAGCAAACTGATGAATGAATCGCTGATGTTGGTCACCGCGCTCAATCCTCATATAG GTTATGATAAAGCCGCCACTATTGCAAAGACGGCGCATAAAGAGGGCTCGACTCTTAAAGCGACAGCCATCAAGCTGGGTTACCTGACTGAGGAGCAGTTCGAGCAGTGGGTGCGACCGCAGGACATGCTGGGACCCAAATAG
- the LOC127633646 gene encoding hematopoietically-expressed homeobox protein hhex-like, giving the protein MQFQHSLYAPVHPTPFYIEDILGRSTSTSSPVVPTPTLPSHNSCFTSLIPSYRTPIYEPTPIHPVLSPHALAATYASVYPFQRSVGDFTHALIRHDPLGKPLLWTPFIQRPLHKRKGGQVRFSNDQTIELEKKFETQKYLSPPERKRLAKMLQLSERQVKTWFQNRRAKWRRLKQENPPSGQREIEDGGEQRNSDRSSPDVLRTRRELESDMSDDSDQELDIEEDTEFSMTSQL; this is encoded by the exons ATGCAGTTCCAGCACTCTCTGTACGCCCCGGTGCACCCGACACCCTTCTACATCGAGGACATTCTGGGCAGAAGCACGTCCACGTCCAGTCCCGTGGTCCCGACACCGACTCTACCATCTCACAACTCGTGTTTCACCAGTTTGATACCGTCATACCGGACCCCGATCTACGAGCCCACGCCGATCCACCCGGTTCTGTCCCCGCACGCCCTCGCGGCCACGTACGCGTCCGTATACCCGTTCCAGCGCTCCGTGGGAGACTTTACCCACGCACTGATCCGACACGACCCACTGG GTAAACCTCTGCTGTGGACCCCGTTCATTCAGCGTCCTCTCCACAAGAGGAAAGGAGGACAGGTTCGGTTCTCCAACGATCAGACCATCGAGCTGGAGAAGAAGTTCGAGACGCAGAAGTATTTGTCCCCTCCAGAGAGGAAGAGACTCGCCAAGATGCTGCAGCTGAGCGAGAGACAG GTGAAGACGTGGTTCCAGAACCGTCGGGCGAAATGGAGGCGACTGAAACAG GAGAATCCTCCGAGCGGTCAGAGAGAGATCGAGGACGGAGGCGAGCAGAGAAACTCCGACAGATCGAGTCCTGATGTCCTGCGCACGCGCCGCGAGCTGGAGTCCGACATGTCCGATGATTCCGACCAGGAACTGGACATCGAAGAAGACACCGAATTCTCCATGACCTCACAATTATGA